A single genomic interval of Chryseobacterium paludis harbors:
- a CDS encoding dihydrofolate reductase family protein has translation MKKVILDLATTLDGFIEGPNGEIDWCIMDDDMDFDGFLSSIDTIFYGRVSYDAWGNYQAGENATPEEQKLWEAVHSKNKFVFSSQDREDKNAIFINTDIETKVSEIKNQGGKDIWLYGGASLIKTFIQHNLIDVYRISVHPIVLGSGKPLFEDLNERLHLKLMTTNVFKSGVVQLIYEPVK, from the coding sequence ATGAAAAAAGTAATATTAGATCTGGCGACTACTTTAGACGGATTCATCGAGGGACCGAACGGTGAAATCGATTGGTGTATTATGGATGATGATATGGATTTCGATGGTTTTCTTTCAAGTATAGATACTATTTTTTACGGGAGAGTGAGTTATGATGCCTGGGGAAATTATCAGGCTGGTGAAAATGCAACTCCAGAAGAACAGAAACTCTGGGAGGCCGTTCATTCTAAAAATAAATTTGTGTTTTCCAGTCAGGACAGAGAAGACAAAAATGCCATTTTTATTAATACGGATATTGAAACAAAAGTTTCAGAGATAAAAAATCAAGGCGGAAAAGATATTTGGCTGTATGGTGGTGCCAGTCTTATTAAAACTTTTATTCAGCATAATTTGATTGATGTCTACAGAATATCTGTTCATCCTATTGTCTTAGGAAGTGGGAAACCTTTATTTGAAGATCTGAACGAAAGATTACATTTAAAACTCATGACAACCAATGTCTTCAAATCCGGAGTAGTACAGCTTATTTATGAACCTGTAAAATAA
- a CDS encoding sialate O-acetylesterase, whose protein sequence is MTHSFLMIGQSNMAGRGFMKDVPSIHDEKIKMLRNGRWQMMAEPINFDRSTSGISLAATFASSWRLFHNQEDDIALIPCADGGTSLEDWSVEGPLFQNAVSQAKAAQKISNLSGILWHQGESDSYGQKHQLYKEKLSLIIETLRKELNAPDIPLIIGGLGDFLRDGIYGQYFNEYNEINAALIQFAEDHDHTYFVSAEGLTANPDNIHFDAISQRKFGIRYFRAFEQKNHILGRLPDEDQIIEMINNRPLTKNEKHELLQFQLAMGAIEVEEFQSQLAKLA, encoded by the coding sequence ATGACACATTCATTTTTAATGATCGGACAATCCAATATGGCAGGTCGGGGGTTCATGAAAGACGTTCCTTCTATTCATGACGAAAAGATAAAAATGTTAAGAAACGGAAGATGGCAGATGATGGCGGAACCTATTAATTTTGACCGATCTACTTCAGGAATCAGTCTGGCAGCTACTTTTGCTTCTTCATGGCGATTATTTCATAATCAGGAAGATGATATTGCATTAATTCCATGCGCCGATGGAGGTACAAGCCTGGAAGATTGGTCTGTAGAAGGTCCGTTATTTCAAAATGCAGTTTCTCAGGCAAAAGCTGCACAAAAAATAAGTAACCTGAGTGGAATTCTCTGGCATCAGGGAGAAAGTGATAGCTATGGACAAAAACATCAGCTCTATAAAGAAAAATTAAGTCTGATTATAGAAACCCTGAGAAAAGAACTTAATGCTCCGGATATCCCTCTGATCATTGGAGGATTGGGAGATTTTTTACGAGACGGTATCTATGGTCAGTATTTTAATGAATATAATGAAATCAATGCAGCTTTAATTCAATTCGCAGAAGATCATGATCACACCTACTTTGTATCTGCAGAAGGTTTAACAGCCAATCCCGATAACATTCATTTTGATGCTATTTCTCAAAGAAAATTTGGAATCAGGTATTTTAGAGCTTTCGAGCAAAAAAATCATATTCTGGGAAGATTACCAGATGAAGATCAAATTATAGAAATGATCAATAACCGTCCACTGACGAAAAATGAAAAGCATGAATTGCTCCAATTTCAATTAGCAATGGGAGCTATAGAGGTTGAGGAATTTCAATCCCAATTAGCAAAACTTGCTTGA
- a CDS encoding SDR family oxidoreductase encodes MKITVIGGTGLIGSKLVSSLKNLGHEVLAASPNSGVNTLTGEGLDKALENVDVVVDVANSPSFADDDVMKFFKTSGENLIAAEKKAGVKHHIALSVVGTDRLQESGYFRAKQVQEDLIKESGIPYTIVHSTQFFEFVGGIVHSSTVDHKILVSPALIQPIASDDVVKSMTEVTINPPKNNTVEIGGPEKIKLDDLVRKYTSIMKNQDEVVTNPEATYFGAPLNDSTLVPNNDAKLGSIRYEEWISNPENQR; translated from the coding sequence ATGAAAATCACAGTAATTGGCGGTACCGGCCTTATCGGTAGCAAACTTGTTAGTAGTCTTAAAAATTTAGGTCATGAAGTTTTAGCGGCATCTCCCAATTCAGGAGTCAATACCTTAACAGGAGAAGGCCTTGACAAAGCTTTGGAAAATGTAGATGTCGTGGTAGACGTTGCCAACTCTCCTTCTTTTGCAGACGATGATGTCATGAAATTCTTCAAAACATCAGGTGAAAACTTAATTGCAGCAGAAAAAAAAGCAGGTGTAAAGCATCACATCGCTTTATCGGTAGTAGGGACAGACCGTCTACAGGAAAGTGGATATTTCAGAGCAAAACAGGTTCAGGAAGATCTTATTAAAGAGTCTGGAATTCCTTACACGATCGTTCACTCTACTCAATTTTTCGAATTTGTTGGTGGTATCGTTCATTCCAGTACAGTTGATCACAAGATTTTAGTTTCTCCAGCATTAATCCAGCCTATCGCTTCAGATGATGTGGTAAAATCAATGACTGAAGTTACCATTAATCCTCCTAAAAATAATACCGTAGAAATCGGAGGTCCTGAAAAAATAAAACTGGATGATTTGGTAAGAAAATACACATCGATCATGAAGAATCAGGATGAAGTAGTAACAAATCCGGAGGCTACTTATTTCGGAGCTCCATTAAATGACAGCACTTTAGTGCCCAATAACGATGCAAAATTAGGAAGTATCCGTTATGAAGAATGGATTTCAAATCCTGAAAATCAGAGATAA
- the ribB gene encoding 3,4-dihydroxy-2-butanone-4-phosphate synthase encodes MEKLLEKFGVSSRERVENALLKLQQGKGILLVDDENRENEGDIIFPASTITEQDMALLIRECSGIVCLCISEEKSKHLNLRPMVEANNSKNQTAFTISIEAKEGVESGVSAKDRVTTIRTAVAENALADHIASPGHVFPLIAKKDGVFERRGHTEGSVDLVKMANLGDDAVLCELTNEDGSMARLPEIVEFATKREMSVVTIEDIYSYRKMMISQN; translated from the coding sequence ATGGAAAAATTATTAGAAAAATTCGGAGTTTCCTCCAGAGAACGTGTAGAAAATGCACTTTTAAAATTACAACAAGGTAAAGGAATCCTTTTAGTAGACGATGAAAATCGTGAAAACGAAGGCGACATTATCTTTCCTGCCTCCACCATTACAGAACAGGATATGGCACTTTTGATCCGCGAATGCAGCGGCATCGTTTGCTTGTGTATTTCTGAAGAGAAAAGCAAACATCTAAATCTCCGTCCGATGGTGGAAGCCAACAACAGTAAAAATCAAACCGCATTTACCATTTCTATTGAAGCTAAAGAAGGTGTTGAATCCGGCGTTTCAGCAAAAGACCGTGTGACAACGATCAGAACTGCTGTGGCAGAAAATGCTTTAGCAGATCACATTGCAAGTCCGGGGCATGTCTTTCCTTTAATTGCTAAAAAAGATGGTGTTTTCGAAAGAAGAGGTCACACTGAAGGCAGTGTAGATTTAGTAAAAATGGCTAACCTTGGTGACGATGCTGTACTTTGTGAACTCACTAACGAAGATGGTTCTATGGCCAGACTTCCGGAAATTGTAGAGTTTGCGACAAAAAGAGAAATGAGTGTGGTGACCATTGAGGATATTTATTCATATCGTAAAATGATGATCAGCCAGAACTAA
- a CDS encoding DUF2461 domain-containing protein — protein sequence MKKALEFLKKINENNNREWFSEHKHEYDLVVKENKVFFNEIYSELQQYDNLKGIHIFRIYRDVRFSKDQSTPYKTNFGVGYSRSKPMLRGGYYINLEPNNSFVGGGFWGPEAKDLLRIRKEFELNTTEIEKIMSDETFIKYFGEIKGDAVKTDPRGFDKNHPAIDLIRKKQYVVMRKFTDKEILSGDFQKEAILTLLAMRPFFNYMSEVLTVDLNGEPLF from the coding sequence ATGAAAAAGGCACTTGAATTTCTTAAAAAAATCAATGAAAATAACAATCGCGAATGGTTTAGTGAACATAAGCATGAATATGATTTAGTTGTAAAAGAAAACAAAGTCTTTTTTAATGAGATCTATAGTGAGCTACAGCAGTATGATAATTTAAAAGGCATCCATATTTTCAGGATTTACAGAGACGTTCGTTTTTCTAAAGATCAATCTACGCCTTATAAAACTAATTTCGGAGTTGGATATTCCCGTTCAAAACCTATGTTAAGAGGCGGGTATTATATTAACCTGGAACCCAATAACAGCTTCGTGGGAGGTGGATTCTGGGGTCCTGAGGCTAAAGATCTCCTCCGTATCCGCAAAGAATTTGAACTCAATACAACAGAAATTGAAAAGATAATGTCTGATGAAACTTTTATAAAATATTTCGGAGAAATCAAAGGTGATGCCGTAAAAACGGATCCAAGAGGTTTTGATAAAAATCATCCTGCCATTGATCTCATCAGAAAAAAGCAATATGTTGTGATGCGAAAATTCACGGATAAGGAGATTCTGTCTGGTGATTTCCAGAAAGAAGCCATTCTGACCTTATTAGCCATGCGGCCTTTTTTTAATTATATGAGTGAAGTTCTTACAGTGGATTTAAACGGAGAACCTTTATTTTAA
- a CDS encoding DinB family protein, producing the protein MSLKTLVTKSVQYNNWVVNKYIDWLSTKSDEQLNQETISSFPTILKTLHHIWQTQQYWWSHIAENGDFDFAKTSAVNTKEEIFSAIKNNSEMLVKYVESLSEEDLTKNVKIESQWFQCDFSKYEYIQHAIIHGTYHRGQIVTMGRNVGITDAPMTDYNFWNIYKDQ; encoded by the coding sequence ATGAGCTTAAAAACATTAGTCACTAAAAGTGTTCAGTACAACAATTGGGTCGTTAATAAATACATTGACTGGCTTTCTACCAAATCGGATGAACAGCTTAATCAGGAAACGATCTCAAGCTTTCCAACCATTTTAAAAACATTACATCACATCTGGCAAACTCAGCAATACTGGTGGAGTCACATTGCTGAAAACGGTGATTTTGATTTTGCTAAAACTTCAGCAGTAAATACTAAGGAAGAAATTTTCAGTGCCATTAAAAACAATTCCGAAATGCTGGTGAAGTATGTGGAAAGCCTGTCAGAAGAAGATTTAACCAAAAATGTAAAAATAGAATCTCAGTGGTTTCAGTGTGATTTCTCCAAATATGAATACATCCAGCATGCCATCATTCATGGAACTTATCACAGGGGACAAATCGTAACCATGGGGAGAAATGTCGGAATTACAGATGCACCGATGACCGACTACAATTTCTGGAATATTTATAAAGATCAGTAA
- a CDS encoding TetR/AcrR family transcriptional regulator gives MIKQKAIEIIVKDGLDGFTINKLAKACNISVGTPYVYYKDKDDLIVKLVIEEGNKMETLINEGFDPASSLEEGLRVQWTNRYHYAIKNPLLLPFFEQINNSHYSQQFVQMFNEKPGMFMSEFKNNLLNFISNTVQRGEIEETPFEIYWSIAFAPLYTLLRFHQQGKNINGLPFVLTDEIIWSTFNKVCKALKN, from the coding sequence ATGATTAAGCAAAAGGCTATTGAAATCATTGTAAAAGATGGATTGGATGGTTTTACGATCAACAAATTGGCGAAAGCATGCAATATATCTGTAGGTACCCCTTACGTATATTATAAAGATAAAGATGACCTCATCGTTAAACTGGTTATTGAGGAAGGAAATAAAATGGAAACACTGATCAATGAAGGATTTGATCCGGCTTCTTCTCTTGAAGAAGGACTGCGTGTACAGTGGACGAATAGATATCATTATGCCATCAAAAATCCCCTACTCCTTCCTTTCTTTGAGCAGATCAACAATTCTCATTACAGCCAGCAATTTGTTCAAATGTTTAATGAAAAACCAGGGATGTTTATGAGCGAATTCAAAAACAATCTCTTAAATTTTATCTCCAATACGGTGCAACGGGGAGAAATAGAAGAAACGCCATTTGAAATTTACTGGTCAATTGCTTTTGCTCCATTATATACCTTATTACGTTTTCATCAACAGGGAAAGAACATCAACGGATTACCTTTTGTTTTAACCGATGAAATAATATGGTCAACTTTCAACAAGGTTTGCAAAGCATTAAAAAATTAA
- a CDS encoding alpha/beta fold hydrolase, translating to MEKYATSSDGQKIHYRESGKGNISIIFVHGWLGNVDWWITQVDYLKNQFNIIQIDLAGHGKSDKSRQNWTSEQYADDIKAVADQIDSQDIILVGHSMSGAYVLDASLKIPAVKALILVDTLKDLDEYFNEEMAEEFLFVHYRNDYKNAVENILPQYLFVESTPGTVKDRLQTEFLQNTPEMAINLLKPLYKRDFRNVAKQIQIPVRAINSDGSPTNTESNRKYFKDFDYINMAGVGHYPMLEKPDEFNIILEDVIKHLI from the coding sequence ATGGAAAAATACGCAACATCTTCGGACGGTCAGAAAATTCATTACAGAGAATCAGGTAAAGGAAATATTTCAATTATTTTTGTCCATGGATGGTTGGGCAATGTGGATTGGTGGATCACTCAAGTAGATTATTTGAAGAATCAATTCAATATCATACAAATTGACCTGGCCGGACATGGAAAGTCAGACAAATCAAGGCAAAACTGGACGAGTGAACAGTATGCTGATGATATCAAAGCAGTAGCCGATCAGATCGATTCACAAGATATTATTCTTGTAGGGCATTCGATGTCGGGTGCATATGTTCTTGATGCTTCTTTGAAAATTCCTGCAGTAAAAGCACTTATTTTAGTGGATACGCTGAAAGATCTTGATGAATACTTTAATGAGGAGATGGCCGAAGAATTTTTATTTGTACACTATCGAAATGATTATAAGAACGCAGTTGAAAATATTCTTCCGCAATATCTTTTTGTTGAATCGACTCCAGGTACAGTAAAGGATAGATTACAAACGGAGTTTCTACAAAACACGCCAGAGATGGCTATCAATCTTCTTAAACCATTATACAAAAGGGACTTCAGAAACGTTGCAAAACAAATTCAGATTCCTGTAAGGGCTATTAATTCTGATGGATCACCAACCAATACAGAGTCGAACAGAAAGTATTTTAAAGATTTTGATTATATAAATATGGCAGGGGTTGGTCACTACCCTATGCTTGAAAAGCCGGATGAGTTTAATATAATCCTTGAGGATGTCATAAAGCACCTGATTTAA
- a CDS encoding YciI family protein: MNEFLIAIHRDIINKDASPSPEQMQASIQPFQDWLGSIAAQNKLVSPPKRWDLGGRVVKNDTVINGPYAEIKESIGGMFIIRANDYDEAVEIAKGCPILQWGASVEVRMAIPPAQ; the protein is encoded by the coding sequence ATGAATGAGTTTTTAATCGCCATACACCGGGATATTATTAATAAAGACGCAAGTCCTTCACCAGAGCAAATGCAGGCTTCTATTCAACCTTTTCAAGACTGGTTAGGAAGTATTGCCGCTCAGAATAAACTCGTTTCTCCACCCAAAAGATGGGACCTTGGCGGAAGAGTGGTAAAAAACGACACTGTTATTAATGGACCTTATGCAGAAATCAAAGAATCTATTGGCGGGATGTTCATCATCAGAGCTAATGATTATGATGAAGCGGTAGAAATAGCAAAAGGCTGTCCTATCCTTCAATGGGGAGCCAGTGTAGAAGTTAGGATGGCAATTCCACCAGCGCAATAA
- a CDS encoding GDYXXLXY domain-containing protein, translating to MKKYKWIIIALNLIVLLIYFNFSVSKKEAVLKDGKLVLLQLAPVDPRSLMQGDYMSLRYHIAQNINLDHIPKRGYCVVRLDKNGVADRVRLQKETTPLNNGEYLIKYSSPEQWTINIGAESFFFQEGQAEKYENAKYGGVKIDENGNSVLVGLYNGQLKNIK from the coding sequence ATGAAAAAGTATAAATGGATTATTATAGCACTAAACCTCATCGTCTTACTGATCTATTTTAATTTTTCAGTATCTAAAAAGGAAGCCGTCCTAAAAGACGGAAAGTTGGTTCTTTTACAGCTTGCTCCGGTTGATCCCCGTTCTTTAATGCAGGGTGATTACATGAGTTTAAGGTATCATATAGCACAAAATATAAATCTGGATCATATTCCTAAAAGAGGATATTGCGTTGTTCGTCTTGATAAGAATGGAGTCGCAGATAGAGTAAGGCTTCAAAAAGAGACAACACCACTGAATAATGGTGAATATCTTATTAAATATTCTTCACCTGAACAGTGGACCATCAATATTGGAGCAGAATCTTTCTTTTTCCAGGAAGGACAAGCCGAAAAATATGAAAATGCCAAATATGGTGGTGTGAAAATCGATGAAAATGGCAACAGCGTGTTAGTGGGACTTTATAACGGGCAACTAAAAAACATAAAATAA
- a CDS encoding RNA polymerase sigma factor has product MQEHSLIPNLFRTEYRKIVSVLCSVFGINHIEIAEDIVSDTFLTATETWSINGIPENPTAWLYTVAKNKTKNYFKRDALFQQKISDEIKYSTSDQEEFEIDLSDKNIIDSQLAMMFTVCNPSISKDSQISLALNLLCGFGTQEIADAFLVNKEVIYKRLKRAKEKLKAQGIKIEQPSVVQIHSSLETVLTTLYLLFSEGYYSTSQNAILRKDLCLEAIRLTLLLLKNKLTNTPSTHALLSLMYFHSSRFNARINDKGESILYGEQDDTLWDLELINKGIKHLNQSASGNSLTKFHLEAAIAYWHTKKQDQDEKWENILQLYNQLLQVEYSPMAALNRTFAFAKVRGKAAAIIEGEKLELIDNPFYYSLLGHLYTGIDDLKAIQHFESAIKLSNSQSVMKTLKRYIDTLKRK; this is encoded by the coding sequence ATGCAGGAACATTCATTAATACCCAATTTATTCAGAACAGAGTACCGGAAAATTGTTTCGGTGCTCTGTTCTGTATTTGGTATCAATCATATTGAAATTGCAGAGGATATTGTAAGTGACACTTTTCTTACTGCTACTGAAACCTGGAGTATTAATGGGATTCCGGAAAACCCTACTGCCTGGCTTTATACTGTTGCCAAAAACAAAACCAAGAACTATTTCAAAAGAGATGCTTTGTTTCAACAAAAAATCTCAGATGAAATCAAATATTCAACTTCTGATCAGGAAGAATTTGAAATAGATCTTTCCGATAAAAATATTATTGACAGTCAGTTGGCGATGATGTTTACAGTCTGTAATCCTTCTATTTCAAAAGATTCTCAAATTTCATTAGCCTTAAACTTACTTTGTGGATTCGGAACCCAGGAAATTGCCGATGCTTTTCTGGTTAATAAAGAAGTGATCTATAAAAGATTGAAACGGGCAAAAGAGAAACTAAAAGCCCAGGGAATAAAAATTGAACAACCTTCAGTTGTTCAGATTCATTCAAGCCTGGAAACAGTTCTTACGACTTTATATTTATTATTTTCAGAAGGCTACTATTCAACATCACAAAATGCTATTCTAAGAAAAGACCTCTGTCTTGAAGCGATAAGGTTAACATTATTACTTCTTAAAAACAAGCTTACCAATACTCCATCTACTCACGCATTATTATCTCTCATGTATTTTCATTCCTCAAGATTCAATGCGAGGATTAATGATAAGGGTGAAAGTATTTTATACGGGGAACAGGATGACACTTTATGGGATCTGGAATTGATTAATAAAGGGATTAAACACCTGAACCAAAGTGCTTCAGGAAATTCTTTAACCAAATTTCATTTGGAAGCAGCCATCGCCTATTGGCACACAAAGAAACAGGATCAAGATGAAAAATGGGAAAATATTCTGCAATTATACAATCAGCTTTTACAGGTTGAATATTCTCCAATGGCTGCTCTCAACCGAACTTTTGCCTTTGCAAAGGTGAGAGGAAAAGCTGCGGCAATTATTGAGGGCGAAAAGCTGGAACTCATTGACAATCCTTTTTATTATTCCCTTTTAGGACATCTTTATACCGGTATTGATGATTTAAAAGCGATACAACATTTTGAATCGGCCATAAAACTTTCTAATTCGCAATCCGTTATGAAAACCCTGAAAAGGTATATTGATACTTTGAAAAGAAAATAA
- a CDS encoding peroxiredoxin family protein, with protein sequence MKKILALFVILSILSCESEKEKKERIFKEFQKEAKELKKNQIDFFLNAKPKYFSAKTINGSVFNSQNYKGKNLVIFVYDKSYLKKSASYDMPEEFNALYKEFKNEANFIGIVEGFIENEKELKDYLSQSDILFEQIDNTKSYSKSEKLNYNLFCSPAKILIDTNGKVIHSSCGGGNNSEIERKLDSIRSAVK encoded by the coding sequence ATGAAAAAAATTTTAGCCCTTTTTGTGATTTTATCTATACTTTCCTGTGAAAGCGAAAAGGAAAAAAAAGAAAGAATTTTTAAAGAATTCCAAAAGGAGGCAAAAGAATTGAAAAAAAATCAGATTGACTTCTTTCTTAATGCAAAGCCCAAATATTTTTCGGCTAAAACAATTAATGGAAGTGTTTTTAATTCACAAAATTATAAGGGTAAAAATCTGGTCATTTTTGTTTACGATAAATCTTATCTAAAAAAGAGTGCATCTTATGATATGCCAGAAGAGTTTAATGCGCTGTATAAAGAATTTAAAAACGAGGCCAATTTTATTGGTATTGTAGAAGGATTTATAGAAAATGAAAAAGAACTAAAAGATTATCTGAGCCAGTCAGATATTTTGTTTGAACAGATTGACAATACCAAGTCATATAGTAAATCCGAAAAATTAAACTACAACCTGTTTTGCAGTCCGGCAAAAATACTCATCGACACCAATGGAAAGGTGATCCATTCTTCTTGTGGTGGTGGAAACAATTCAGAAATCGAACGAAAGCTGGACAGCATAAGATCTGCTGTAAAATAA
- a CDS encoding DUF2200 domain-containing protein codes for MQNNDRVYNMSFAGVYPHYIQKAEKKGRTKEEVHEIIFWLTGYNEKDLQEILNNKTNFRDFFEQAPQINPNVSLIKGVICGYRVEEIEDELMRKIRYLDKLIDELAKGKSMDKILRR; via the coding sequence ATGCAAAATAACGACAGAGTTTATAATATGTCTTTTGCAGGAGTTTATCCTCACTATATTCAAAAAGCAGAAAAAAAAGGACGTACAAAAGAAGAAGTTCATGAAATTATTTTCTGGCTGACTGGTTATAATGAAAAAGATCTTCAGGAAATACTAAATAACAAAACCAACTTTAGAGATTTCTTTGAACAGGCTCCTCAGATAAACCCTAATGTTTCCTTAATAAAAGGCGTTATTTGTGGCTATCGCGTTGAAGAAATTGAAGATGAGCTGATGAGAAAAATTCGTTATCTGGATAAGTTAATTGATGAATTGGCGAAGGGAAAATCCATGGATAAAATTCTGAGACGATAA
- a CDS encoding outer membrane beta-barrel protein, with amino-acid sequence MKKTIGAVFFLCGVFVFSQEAVTNDTIDKTKTAEIQEVIIKSQRKKQFADKAVYTFDKDALDKARYAKDLLQTLPELQLDPIENKLKSTKGGTSLFLINGIEATDMQIRSVAPSEVVKVEYYDIPPARWATRADTVINIITRSNETGYVFGADARTALNTGFVNGSAYANFTKGKNNFGLEYSINLRDYNNRKVHSIYDYQLDNTHYLSDENKKDHFGYTDQNIALRYTRMVPDNYSFQAKLNMDILNSFVKGNGESSFSKDNLMEDHTMMKRGSTDYVTPTLDLYFSKNLSKKDELSVNLVGSHFTTDTSEFTKEWVTNTGNPVFDNDMNLNTKQTGLVGEIAHTHDFEAGKLSSGYRISNTSISNDLQNLAGFSQYKVNYLEQYFYTEFSGKIKKFSYRIGAGLTNIHNKSAETTFDEWSVTPKIILGYQLKGNQSLRLTSSYKPRSPWSAALSSNVVQMAPNIVQKGNPFLKSQLTWGNNLIYSLNNKHFDFNANLFYSDTRRTINQFYVLDDTFGGYALTYENAKNSKQYGIQLTGSYKPFGNNLLVIKAMVAPSSETVRTSKGALIKNNYIANNLELSSEYKSFSIQYQLNIPVYMLSGAFLNSNENQNHIFVSYKHKDWTFSTGMYWIGMPSEYKTKSLPESLVNYSKVGQIMNNKSMFVLGLSYDFSRGKKTDLEKKLNNSTAPAATF; translated from the coding sequence ATGAAAAAGACCATAGGTGCTGTGTTTTTTCTTTGTGGGGTTTTTGTGTTTTCGCAAGAGGCCGTAACAAATGATACTATCGATAAAACGAAAACCGCCGAAATCCAGGAGGTAATTATTAAATCTCAGCGTAAAAAACAATTTGCCGATAAGGCTGTTTATACCTTTGATAAAGATGCTTTAGACAAAGCCCGCTATGCAAAAGATCTCCTGCAGACATTACCGGAGCTGCAACTCGACCCTATTGAAAATAAGCTTAAAAGCACCAAAGGTGGAACCTCTTTATTTCTCATCAATGGAATTGAGGCCACGGATATGCAGATCCGAAGTGTGGCACCAAGTGAAGTGGTAAAAGTAGAATACTATGATATTCCACCAGCAAGATGGGCAACAAGAGCAGATACGGTGATTAATATCATTACCCGGTCTAACGAGACGGGATATGTTTTTGGAGCCGATGCCAGAACAGCCTTGAATACCGGGTTTGTGAACGGATCAGCCTATGCCAATTTTACCAAAGGTAAAAATAACTTCGGGTTAGAATATTCTATTAATTTAAGAGATTATAATAACAGAAAAGTACATAGTATCTACGACTACCAGCTGGATAATACTCATTATCTTTCAGATGAAAATAAAAAAGATCATTTTGGATATACCGATCAAAATATTGCTTTGAGATACACCCGCATGGTTCCCGATAATTATTCATTTCAGGCAAAATTGAATATGGATATTCTTAATAGTTTCGTTAAAGGCAATGGAGAAAGTTCTTTTTCAAAAGATAATTTAATGGAGGATCATACGATGATGAAAAGAGGTTCTACAGATTATGTGACCCCAACGCTTGATCTTTATTTCTCCAAAAACCTGAGTAAAAAAGATGAATTAAGTGTGAATCTTGTAGGTTCCCACTTTACAACCGATACATCCGAATTTACAAAAGAATGGGTTACTAATACTGGGAATCCTGTTTTTGACAATGATATGAACCTTAACACTAAACAAACCGGTTTGGTTGGAGAAATTGCCCACACGCATGACTTTGAAGCAGGAAAACTTTCTTCAGGTTATCGTATTTCCAACACATCAATCTCGAATGATCTCCAAAACCTTGCAGGTTTCTCACAGTATAAGGTGAATTATTTAGAACAGTATTTTTATACAGAATTTTCAGGTAAGATTAAAAAATTCTCATATCGAATCGGAGCAGGGCTTACCAATATTCATAATAAAAGTGCCGAAACTACATTTGATGAGTGGTCTGTTACACCTAAAATCATTTTAGGATATCAGCTGAAAGGAAATCAGAGTCTGCGTTTGACCAGTAGTTATAAACCAAGAAGTCCATGGAGTGCTGCATTAAGTAGTAATGTCGTTCAGATGGCACCCAATATTGTGCAAAAAGGAAATCCATTTCTTAAATCACAGTTGACATGGGGAAATAACCTGATTTATTCATTAAATAATAAGCATTTTGATTTCAATGCCAATTTATTTTATTCGGATACGCGCCGTACCATTAATCAGTTTTATGTATTAGATGACACTTTTGGAGGTTATGCTCTTACCTATGAGAATGCAAAAAATTCGAAACAGTATGGGATACAGCTTACGGGTTCCTATAAACCTTTTGGAAACAACCTTCTCGTGATCAAAGCGATGGTTGCTCCTTCATCAGAAACGGTAAGAACCAGCAAAGGAGCATTGATCAAAAACAATTATATAGCCAATAACCTGGAGCTGTCTTCAGAGTATAAGTCATTCTCAATACAGTATCAGTTGAATATTCCTGTTTATATGCTTAGTGGAGCGTTTCTTAATTCAAACGAAAACCAGAATCACATTTTTGTCAGTTATAAACATAAAGACTGGACATTTTCTACGGGAATGTACTGGATAGGAATGCCTTCGGAATATAAAACAAAAAGCCTTCCTGAAAGTTTGGTTAACTATTCAAAGGTTGGTCAGATCATGAACAATAAATCGATGTTTGTTCTGGGATTAAGCTATGATTTTTCTAGGGGTAAGAAAACGGATCTTGAGAAAAAACTGAATAATTCAACCGCTCCTGCAGCGACTTTCTAA